The sequence CTGGTGGGCGCTGTGCCCGTGGGGGTGGCTGTGCTCGCGTGGCGGCCCTGCCATTGCTGAGACGTGGGCTGCATGTGTGGTGGCAGCCTGTGGCCTGCTAGAACGGGCACAGGACCTGGGGTCAGGAAGACCCCCGTGGGACACCCGGCTCTGCCCCTCCGGACAGCCCTCTTTGCTTTTCTGAGCTGCAACCACTCATCAGCAAGACGTGCATTGCACGCCGGCTTCGTGCGGCTCAGTGCCAGGTGCTGGAcggaggcaggggcggggggacagagagagggggctgACCGGCTCCTGCCACCAAGGAGCCCCCGCTAGTGGCAGAGAAACAAATCTGTAGGCTACAAGCCACACAGATGGCTTCTCTGAGAAACGCTACATGAAAAGTACACGAATGGGCTCCTGGAGGGTCGGGGGGCGTTATGGGTGGAAACGTCTGGCCCGTCTCGCCCGGAGCAGGTGCCCCACGGCTGCCGGCTCCCCCCGCACTCTGCCTTCCCTTAGTCACCCCGGTAGAGGAACACGGTAGGGAACGCCTCAGTGCTCTGCCTGCAAGAGAGCCTCACCCCAGCGTGCAGAGGGCTTGCGGGCGGATGCTCTGACCACGGAGCCTCTGACAGCCCTTTGCAGCAGAGCGACTTTTAAATGCAGAACCAGAACCGGGCGAGGAGGGCCGGGCCCCCTCGGCAGAGCCCTGGAGTCGGCAGTAACCACGCACGTCTTCCCGACTGTGTGGGGTGCCTCTGGTATCTTTGGGGCTCAACTAAGGCTCTCACGGTCTATTTTCGTTGAAGCCGGGCACTGGGACGAGGGGAGAGCAAGGGTCAGTCCTCCTCACCCTGGGCCGTgtcacccctcaccccccccgCCCAGAGCGCAAATCCAGAGTCACAGCCTCTTAACCAGGGAAAGGGCGGGCCTGGGGGCCACGGAAGGGTCACCCGTCCACTTGGCCTTGTTGCTGTGTGGGGCTCGGAGGCcggcctccctctgtccctgggtAAGAGAGCGTCCCCAGCCTTCCAGAAGGGATGCGCAAATATGTAAGATGCTGACCGGCGAGGGGGGCGGAGAACCAAGGTGGCCGGGTGCGCCCCCTCTGAAGGCCCGTCCTCGCTGCTTCTTACAAGGCGGGCGGTCCAAACCGGATACGGCCACCAATCCGTGAGCTGGGGCTGAAAAGCTGGGAAGGTAGGcaaattgctttggcttttccATTTGTGACGGCTTGCTGGCGGGCTGCTTGGAGCCACGGAAAGGGCACAAGGAACCAGCGGTTGGGGTCTCGCCCTGGCTGGGCCAGCAGGCGGTCCCTTACCCTCCCGAATGCTGGATTCCTCAGTTGTGAGATGCcagacagaggcccagaggcGCCCTGCAAACGCGTCCGGCCCTGAAATGCTGAGAAGCTAACTGTGGTTCTGAAGGGGTTGCTAGTGGGGGCTTATCCCCCAGGGCCCAGCGTGGGTACTcaccgcccccccagcccccgaggCCTCCTTGGCGTCTCGCTCTGAGACTAGAACTCAGGGGCAATGTTTCTGCGCTGCAGGGGTCCCAACGTCCCCGGTGAAACACCCGCTCCTTAAGAGGCAGGCCCGGATGGACTATAGCCTCGACATCGCGGCCGAAGAGCCCTGGGTGAGAATTTCCGACTGCATCAAGAACCTGTTCAGCCCCATCATGAGTGACGGCCACGGCCACAGGCCGCTGCAGCCCGGTGCCAGTCTGGGCGAAGAAGACAGGGTGCAGGGCCGCCCGGACGGGACCCCGCCGGAGCTGGGCGCCACCGGTGCTGCCCCCAAGGTCTGCAAGTCGGTGGACAGCGGCACCGTGAAGAAGGGTCCTCCCGTGGCCCCCAAGCCGGCCTGGTTCCGCCACAGCTTGAAAAGTCTGAGGACGCGTGCTGCAGACCCGAGGCGGCCGCCCGACCCGGCCTCCCCCGCCCAGCCGGCACCTGCTTCCAGGGAGCGCCCCCCGGGGCCGCCCACGCGGGCCTTCGCCTCCATCAAGCAGAGAATCAGCTCTTTTGAGACCTTCGGCTCCTGTCAGCTGCCCAGCAGAGGAGCCCAGAGAGCGAGCCTCGAGGCCTCCGTCGGGGAGGCAGCACGGCCCCCGGGGGAGCAAGAGGGAGGTCGGCTTTCTGGCCTCTCGGGGCGAGGGGCCGCCCCCACCTccgagcagcagcagcagccagagcGAGAGCAGGTGCCGCagggcccccccacccaccccgagCCCGGGGACCCGGGTGCGTCGGGGTCCCCTCTCCCGGGACGGCAGTCCAGCCAGAAAGCCCCCCTCCCTGACCCCGACCCTCTCCTGAGGCTGCTGTCGACACACGCGGAGGAACCTCGAGGCCCGGTGGTCAAGGTGCCCGGCCAGCGGGCACGAAGCTTCCCGCTGTCCAGGACCCAGTCCTGCGAGGTGAAGCCGCCGGGCGAGAAGACCAGTCAGCTCTACTCCATCAGTAGCCGGGTGTCGTCGGCTGTCATGAAGTCCTTGCTGTGCCTCCCGTCCTCTGTCTCCTGGGGCCAGGCTGCCTGCACCCCCAAGGACGGGGGCTGTCCCGCGTCGTCGGCCAGCGACGCCCCGGCCGCGAGCAATGCTGCAGAACCGCCTGCCTCGGACATGGGGTTCTCCCTCAAGTGAGTACGGCCGGTGCCCGCCTCCCCCTCCCGTCTTCTCTGCTTCCCCATCGTCCTTTCTCTCGCATCTGCGCGTGTCCTTGAAACTTGGTCTCGGGGGTACCGAAGGGCCGTTCTGCCTGCTCTTTTCTGTGCGTGTGCGTGAGCGTTACACGTTCCCTGCGAAGGAGGAGTCTCACGGCACCTGTTCTGGAAGGGATGGGGTCGGGGGAGGCGCCGGTGGCCCACGGAGGTTTGGAAAGCGAATGCTCCTGCTCGGGAAGGCCAGACTGGAGCCGGGAGGTGacggccgcccccctcccccccccggaAGGAATCCAGGCCCACCCTGCACGGGGGTTCAGGCCCCCGGCACCGGGTACCGGGGGGTCCGGCTCCGGCGCTGACTCCCTGACCCCCTCAGTTCGCTCTTCAGTTGAGATTAGGAGGGGGTCTCCCCACGGTCCCGTCCCGGATCAGAACGAGTCTGCATTTGCCCGGCTTTACTTCTTATTCTGATACTGCCCGCAAGCGCTTGGGACCCGCTGACCCTGACGTCTCGTGTGGCAGCCGCTGCAGACAGCCTGGGAAGGAGCAGGGGTGACCCTGGAAACACTGAGAGCAGGGTCTAGACGGCCAGACCGACGCACGGGTCGCTAGCCAGAGCGGGCAGCTGTGGAGGTACCCCGTAACGTTGAGGGTGCCCGGCCGGGAGCTCTCGCCGAGGCTCCCCGTTAGAATTTACTGCCGCGGGACGTC comes from Panthera tigris isolate Pti1 chromosome B3, P.tigris_Pti1_mat1.1, whole genome shotgun sequence and encodes:
- the IL16 gene encoding pro-interleukin-16 isoform X2, which produces MDYSLDIAAEEPWVRISDCIKNLFSPIMSDGHGHRPLQPGASLGEEDRVQGRPDGTPPELGATGAAPKVCKSVDSGTVKKGPPVAPKPAWFRHSLKSLRTRAADPRRPPDPASPAQPAPASRERPPGPPTRAFASIKQRISSFETFGSCQLPSRGAQRASLEASVGEAARPPGEQEGGRLSGLSGRGAAPTSEQQQQPEREQVPQGPPTHPEPGDPGASGSPLPGRQSSQKAPLPDPDPLLRLLSTHAEEPRGPVVKVPGQRARSFPLSRTQSCEVKPPGEKTSQLYSISSRVSSAVMKSLLCLPSSVSWGQAACTPKDGGCPASSASDAPAASNAAEPPASDMGFSLNLSELREYTEGLGEPTEADSRDHCSPQSGQSVISLLSAEELKKLIEEVKVLDEATLKQLDSIHVTVLHKEEGAGLGFSLAGGADLENKVITVHRVFPNGLASQEGTIQKGNEVLSINGKSLKGATHNDALAILRQARDPRQAVIVTRKPALEAAPDLNSSTDSTNSASVASDVSGDSTEATVHTVTLEKTSAGLGFSLEGGKGSLLGDKPLTVNRIFKGAASEQSETIQPGDEILHLAGTAVQGLTRFEAWNVIKTLPDGPVTIVIRRRSVQSSGTTAAGEP